The window AAATTATAACTATCTGGCCGAGAGGTTAAAATTAAAGAAGATAAAAGAAGAAATTTTTAAGGATTTAAAACAAGAGTTTGCTTATCGGTTTATCTATTTTAATCCTTTAAATAAAGATAAATTTATTTTGGTTTCTTCCGGAACAAATTTGGAAAATCTTTCTCTTTCTACTTATTTTTCTTTATTATCTTCGGCAGTAGGGATGCCCGATTATGTTATTTTTAATTCCGAAGTAAAAGAAAAGGGGCTGGGCGGTGTTCTCAAAATGGGTTTTTTCCAATAATAATGCGGGGACCTTATCCCTTGACTTTAATTCAAATTGCTTTATTAATTCATCCTAAAAGAATCGGAGTTTTTCTTATCTATAATGAGAAAAAAGAAGTGATTTATGTTGGTCGAAGTGACGAAGAGTTGGCAAAAGAGTTAAAAAAATATATTGATATGGGAAAATTTTTTTCTTACGAATATGTCGTCAGTCCTAAAGAGGGGTATCTTTTGGAATGTAAATACTTCCATAAATATAAAGATAATTCCAATTTCTTAAGGGAAGACCATCCAATTCCACCAGCGGGTATAGAGGAAAAATGTCCGGTTTGCGGATTATAACACCAGCGAAAATAAATTTTGGCTTATTTGTATTAAACAAAAGAAAAGATGGTTATCATAATATTGAAACGATTTTAATCCCAATAAATCTTTTTGATGAACTCTATTTCTTCCCATTAAAAGAAAAAAAGATTATTATTAAAGTTTTTGGCAAGAAAATAAAAAGAGAAGATAATCTTGTTTATAAGGCAGCAAAACTATTTTTTGATACTTTCCATATCAATAAAGGGATAAAGATTATTTTAAAGAAAAATATACCGATTGGTTGTGGTTTAGGCGGCGGTTCATCAGATGCCGGTGCTACCCTTTATTTTCTAAATAAAATCTTTGATAAAGTTGCTAAAGAAAAAGAACTTTATAAGTTGGCAGAAAAGATAGGAATGGACGTTCCTTTTTTTATTAATCCCAAGCCCTCTTTTGCTTCTGGTCGGGGCGAAATTTTAGAAAGAATCAAAATTCCGAAATTATATTTTCTACTTTATCTACCAAAAATTGTTATCTCTACAAAATGGGCATATAACCATATCAAATTGACAAAACATAATTTTTCCCTTAAAATTTTAATATCTTTATTAAGAAAAAAATTATATAGTAAAGTATTGGAATATTTAAAAAATGATTTTCAAGATTTAATTTGTGAAGAATATAGAGAGATAAAAAGGATTATTAAAAAAATGGAAGAGTTAAATTTAAAGCCAATATTAACGGGAAGCGGTAGTGGATTATTTATTTGGGTAAAAGATAGAAAAGAGCAGAAAAGAATAAAAGACTTATTAAAAGAAAAGGGGATAGGGGTTTTAGCAGTAGAAACTTTTCTGGGGCGTCGTCTAATGGGCAGGACCCAGGATTTTGGATCCTGTTGTGGAGGTTCGAATCCTCCCGCCCCAGCCATTTTTTAAAATGAAAAAGAATAAATTAAAAATTTTTACTGGTCGGGCTAATCCTCCGTTAGCTCAAAAGATTTGTGAGATCTTAAATTTACCCTTGGGAAAAGTAACCATTTATAATTTTGCTGATGGTGAAATCTATTTAAAAATTGAAGAAAGTGTGCGGGGTTGTGATGTCTTTTTGATTCAGCCGACAAATCCACCAGCAGAAAATTTATTAGAATGTTTTCTATTTTTGGATGCTTTAAAAAGGGCTTCTGCCGGCAGGATAACAGCAGTAATCCCTTATTTTGGTTATGCCCGACAGGATAGGAAGGATGAGCCAAGGGTATCAATTTCGGCAAAATTGGTTGCTGATTTATTACAGAAAAGCGGTGCTGATAGAATTTTAACAGTGGAATTACATGCTGAGCAGATTCAGGGTTTCTTTGATATTCCAGTTGACCATATCTATTCCGCACCAATTTTTATTGAATATTTTAAGAAGGAAAAAGAAGAGTTATTAAAAAAAGCAGTAGTGGTTTCTCCGGATATTGGCGGTGCCCGCAGAGCCACAGGTTTTGCAAAAAGGCTGGGCGATTTACCCTTAGCAATTATTGATAAAAGAAGAGTGGGCCCAAATCAAGCCGAAGTTTATAATTTAATTGGCGATGTGAAAGATAAGATTTGTATTATTTTTGACGATTTAATTGATACCGCAGGAACCATTGTGAAAGCTGGAGAACTTTTGAAAAAGCAGGGTGCTAAAGAGGTTTATGTTTGTGCCTGTCATCCTTTATTTTCCCAAAATTCTTGCGAAAAAATTCTTAATAGTGAAATTAAGCAAGTTTTTGTAAGTGATACGATTTTTTTAGCGCCCGAAAAAATTAACAGTAAAATTGTCCAATTAACTATCGCCAAACTTTTGGCAGAGGCAATAAAAAGAATTCATTTAAATGAATCAGTTAGTTCATTATTTATCTAAAGGAGGAAAAAATGGAATTAAAAATAGTCGCCCATCTTCGAGAGAAAGCCGGAAAAGGAACTTGCCGAAAATTAAGAAGAGAAGGAAAAATTCCGGCGATTCTTTATGGTAAAAATGAAAAAAATATCAATCTCTGGGTGGAAGAGAGAGAGTTTACAAAAATTTTGCATCAGATTGCCAAAAGAAGTCCAATTCTGAATTTACGGATTGAGGAAAATAATGAAGAATTTCCAGTCGTTTTGAAGGCTTTACAGAAAAATCCAATTACTCAAAAATTTATTCACATTGATTTTCAGAAAATCCATCCGGAAGAAAAAGTCACGGTTAATTGTCCAGTGATTCTAAAAGGTACCGCCATTGGAGTAAAAATGGGAGGAATTTTGGATCAACACCTCTATTCCATTCCGGTAAAAGGGAAAATAGCGGATATTCCACCTTATATTGAGATTGATATTAGTCACCTAAGAATGGGTTATAGCATCCATATTAATGAAATAAAGTGGGAAAAAGTAGAACCCACTCTGCCTCCAGAAACGCCGATTGTTTCAGTTTTGACACCGAAGAAGATTGAAGAAGTAGCACCAACTGTTGAAGAAACAAAAGAACCAGAGGTAATAAAAGAGAAGAAAGAAGAAGAGAAAGAAGAAAAAGAAGAAAAATAATTTTCTTTTGTGAATGAAAAAGAAAGTCCCTATATTATCTGTGGTTTAGGCAATCCTGGTAAAGAATACCAATTTACCCGCCACAATTTAGGTTTTTTAGTTTTAGATAGTTTAGTAAAAGATTTTAATGAGAAATTTAAAAATTACCAGTTTTATGAAAGTGCGATAATTTCTTTTGAAAATAAAAAGATTTACTTAGTAAAACCCTTAACCTATATGAATTATTCGGGTGTTGGTGTGAAGGAGTTCTTAAAAAATCTTTCTTACGATTTGAATAAGTTTCTTTGCATTTTAGATGATCTCAATCTGCCTTTTGGCAAAATTAGAATTAGAGAAAAGGGTAGTGATGGTGGTCATCGGGGGTTGGCAAGTATTATCTATTATTTGGAAACAAATGAATTTCCCCGATTAAGAATTGGCATTGGTAAGCCAATCGGAATGACCGCTACTGATTATGTTCTTTCGGAGTTTAATAATGAAGAGAAAGAAAAATTGCCCGAAATTATTGAAATTGCTAAAAAAGCAATTATTGTTTTTATTAGAGAAGGAATAAAATCGGCAATGAATAAATTTAATAAAAAGATTGACTTTTGCTAATTTTCTCTTTATTATTAAGTTGTGAAAGTTGGTATTGTTGGCATTCCCAATGTTGGTAAAACTTCCCTTTTTAATTTATTAACAAAATGTCAGGCAAAGGTTGATTTATATCCCTTTACGACGATTGAGAAAAATATTGGTATTGTTTGTGTTCCTGATGAAAGATTAGAAAAGATTTGTGAGATAACAAAGCCAAAGATAAAAACCTATGCAACAATTGAATTTGTTGATATCGCTGGATTAGTCAAGGGAGCGTCAGAAGGAGAGGGTTTGGGAAATAAATTCCTTTCCCATATTCGTGAAGCCGATTTAATTTTACACTTACTAAGGGATTTCAATAATCAAATTCCTCATATTTATAGTTCTCCTAATCCAGAAAGGGATTTAGATATTTGTGAAATGGAATTGGCATTAGCCGATTTAAATATAATTGAGAATAATCTCCAAAAGATTGCCAAGATACCAACCCTCAAAGAAGAAAGAGATATAATGATAAAAATAAGAGAACATTTAATAAGAGGTGAAATTGATATAAATTTAAATGAAGAAGAAAAAAATTTGTTAAAGAAATATAATTTATTTATCTTAAAACCAAGAATATATGCGGTCAATGCTGATAAAAATAATGGCTTTGATATTGAAAAATATCCGAAACTAAAAGAAAAGAAACCCTATATTTTTTCTACTGCCTTAGAAGAAGAGATAATTAATTTAAGTGAAGAAGAGAAAAAGGAATATCGGAAGATATTAAATCTAAATGAAGAAGGGATAATGGGATTAGTTAGCGAATGTTTTCGTACCCTTTCTTTAATAAGATTTTACACAATAAAGGGTGAAGAGACAAGGGCTTGGTCAATAAAAAAGGGTTCAAAGGTAATTGAGGCAGCAGAAAAAATCCATACTGATATCGCAAAAGGTTTTATTAAAGCCGAAGTGATAAATTACAAAGATTTAATTGAAATTGGTGATTATCAAAAGGCAAAAGAAAAAGGGCTGGTAAGAATAGAAGGTAGAGATTATATTGTAGAAGATGGCGATATAATTTTGATAAGGTTTAAGGTATAAGTATAATTCAAATATTTTTCTAAAATCCGTCCCCCCAATAGTCTGGGATATAGTATTAGGGTGGTTTTGATAGTTATTTATTATAGGCTTTACTATATAGTCTATTTTTGAATCTTAAATATAGGGCTGTTTAAAAAAATGAATTTGGTTAAAAAGGAATTATTAAAAGGGGAAAATAGGTTATTTTGGAAAGTAATAACTTAAAAATTAAGGAAAGTTTTGTTTTAAGTTTTTATATAAGTAACCGGTGAAT of the candidate division WOR-3 bacterium genome contains:
- the ychF gene encoding redox-regulated ATPase YchF encodes the protein MKVGIVGIPNVGKTSLFNLLTKCQAKVDLYPFTTIEKNIGIVCVPDERLEKICEITKPKIKTYATIEFVDIAGLVKGASEGEGLGNKFLSHIREADLILHLLRDFNNQIPHIYSSPNPERDLDICEMELALADLNIIENNLQKIAKIPTLKEERDIMIKIREHLIRGEIDINLNEEEKNLLKKYNLFILKPRIYAVNADKNNGFDIEKYPKLKEKKPYIFSTALEEEIINLSEEEKKEYRKILNLNEEGIMGLVSECFRTLSLIRFYTIKGEETRAWSIKKGSKVIEAAEKIHTDIAKGFIKAEVINYKDLIEIGDYQKAKEKGLVRIEGRDYIVEDGDIILIRFKV
- the pth gene encoding aminoacyl-tRNA hydrolase; the protein is MNEKESPYIICGLGNPGKEYQFTRHNLGFLVLDSLVKDFNEKFKNYQFYESAIISFENKKIYLVKPLTYMNYSGVGVKEFLKNLSYDLNKFLCILDDLNLPFGKIRIREKGSDGGHRGLASIIYYLETNEFPRLRIGIGKPIGMTATDYVLSEFNNEEKEKLPEIIEIAKKAIIVFIREGIKSAMNKFNKKIDFC
- a CDS encoding ribose-phosphate pyrophosphokinase: MKKNKLKIFTGRANPPLAQKICEILNLPLGKVTIYNFADGEIYLKIEESVRGCDVFLIQPTNPPAENLLECFLFLDALKRASAGRITAVIPYFGYARQDRKDEPRVSISAKLVADLLQKSGADRILTVELHAEQIQGFFDIPVDHIYSAPIFIEYFKKEKEELLKKAVVVSPDIGGARRATGFAKRLGDLPLAIIDKRRVGPNQAEVYNLIGDVKDKICIIFDDLIDTAGTIVKAGELLKKQGAKEVYVCACHPLFSQNSCEKILNSEIKQVFVSDTIFLAPEKINSKIVQLTIAKLLAEAIKRIHLNESVSSLFI
- a CDS encoding 50S ribosomal protein L25, with protein sequence MELKIVAHLREKAGKGTCRKLRREGKIPAILYGKNEKNINLWVEEREFTKILHQIAKRSPILNLRIEENNEEFPVVLKALQKNPITQKFIHIDFQKIHPEEKVTVNCPVILKGTAIGVKMGGILDQHLYSIPVKGKIADIPPYIEIDISHLRMGYSIHINEIKWEKVEPTLPPETPIVSVLTPKKIEEVAPTVEETKEPEVIKEKKEEEKEEKEEK